In one Halorubrum sp. CBA1229 genomic region, the following are encoded:
- a CDS encoding HTTM domain-containing protein produces MTTPRRRPSNAGSRYAAAREALRERAAPHLGIDPRALGAFRIGLALLLLGDLLVYRLPVVGAFYTDDGVLPRSTLAELYPFLETVSIHAVSGSAWVQTGLLALGACAAACLLVGYRTRASTGLSLVLLASLYARNPFVINGGNTILLMLLFLSLFLPLDARWSLGAGRSSDPGYRDDADGGATDGGESGVGRRVCSLGTAVTLLTLVSIYAANVVSKVRSDAWMSGVAVPRIFQIEEFVVLFGPFVSDHTAVLAAINWLWIALLSASVLLVAATGWLRAGVALAFVSAHLSMAATMRLGVFPFVMISVLLLFLPPRVWDAVEALASSLPGSSRLPDRAYRSDGGSPTEAASPVTSRARRGIRVAAAVLLVGVFVALVVWQAAGVGLVDMPASESAGELSEVSWSFFAPNPPDTSSWYVVRATLDSGETVDALDGGPVAFDRPPDAADTYPTTLWHQFGHRVRYAGETQYRPVAAYVCERADPDVESVTVFHVEQEVGPNGPVGEPEPQERISAAC; encoded by the coding sequence ATGACGACACCACGCCGGCGGCCCTCGAACGCGGGGTCCCGATACGCCGCTGCGCGCGAGGCCCTCCGGGAGCGCGCCGCGCCGCACCTCGGGATCGATCCGCGAGCGCTGGGCGCGTTCCGGATCGGGCTGGCCCTCCTGCTGCTCGGTGACCTGCTCGTCTACCGGCTCCCGGTGGTGGGCGCGTTCTACACCGACGACGGCGTCCTGCCGCGCTCGACGCTCGCCGAGCTGTACCCGTTCTTGGAGACCGTCTCGATCCACGCGGTGTCCGGCTCGGCGTGGGTCCAAACGGGGCTCCTCGCGCTCGGCGCGTGCGCCGCCGCCTGCCTGCTCGTCGGCTACCGAACGCGAGCGTCGACGGGCCTCTCCCTCGTCCTGCTCGCGTCGCTTTACGCTCGCAACCCGTTCGTGATCAACGGCGGGAACACGATTCTGCTGATGCTCCTCTTTTTAAGCCTCTTTCTTCCGCTCGACGCCCGCTGGTCGCTCGGTGCCGGCCGGTCGAGCGACCCCGGTTACCGCGACGACGCCGATGGAGGCGCGACTGACGGGGGCGAGAGCGGCGTCGGTCGGCGGGTCTGTTCGCTCGGAACCGCCGTCACCCTCCTGACGCTCGTCTCGATCTACGCGGCCAACGTGGTCTCCAAGGTCCGGAGCGACGCGTGGATGTCGGGCGTCGCGGTCCCGCGGATCTTCCAGATAGAGGAGTTCGTCGTGCTGTTCGGCCCGTTCGTCTCGGACCACACCGCGGTCCTCGCGGCCATAAACTGGCTCTGGATCGCGCTCCTCTCGGCGTCCGTGCTGCTGGTCGCCGCCACCGGGTGGCTGCGAGCCGGCGTGGCCCTCGCGTTCGTCTCCGCGCACCTCAGCATGGCCGCGACGATGCGGCTCGGCGTGTTCCCGTTCGTCATGATCTCGGTCCTGCTCCTCTTCCTCCCGCCGAGGGTCTGGGACGCCGTCGAGGCGCTCGCGTCGAGCCTCCCCGGGTCGTCTCGGCTCCCAGATCGGGCGTACCGAAGCGACGGCGGAAGCCCGACCGAGGCGGCGTCTCCGGTCACGTCGCGGGCGCGTCGCGGGATCCGCGTCGCGGCCGCCGTCCTGCTCGTTGGCGTCTTCGTCGCGCTCGTGGTCTGGCAGGCCGCGGGGGTCGGGCTCGTCGACATGCCGGCGTCGGAGTCGGCCGGCGAACTCTCGGAGGTGAGCTGGTCGTTCTTCGCGCCGAACCCGCCGGACACCTCCAGCTGGTACGTCGTCCGAGCGACGCTCGACTCCGGCGAGACCGTCGACGCGCTCGACGGGGGTCCGGTCGCGTTCGACCGGCCGCCGGACGCGGCGGACACGTACCCGACGACCCTCTGGCACCAGTTCGGGCACAGAGTGCGGTACGCCGGCGAGACGCAGTACCGCCCGGTTGCGGCGTACGTCTGTGAACGGGCGGACCCCGACGTGGAGTCCGTGACCGTCTTCCACGTCGAGCAGGAGGTCGGTCCGAACGGACCGGTGGGAGAGCCGGAGCCCCAAGAGCGGATCAGCGCCGCCTGCTGA